The genomic DNA ttgtcgcagtagaccagtgtggctttgtccaatgagatacgaagttctaacaataaattgcgaagccaacaggattcggagacaacattggcaactcctctatattcagcttcagcactagaacgagaaagtgtggattgccgttttgacgaccaagacagaagattatcgcctaggaagacgcaatagccagatgtagagcgacgggtatctggacatcctccccagtctgcatcagtatatgaaacgagtgtagacagtgaggatttgtaaagatgaaggccatagtgctttgtaccctgtaagtatcgaatgattctgtgtaaggcagccaagtgagcctctttcggatcatgcatgtggaggcaaatttgctggactgcatatgaaatatcaggacgtgtgaaagtaagatactgtagtgctccggctaaacttctgtaatgagtggggtcagagactggtggactagttgattttccaagtttgccatttgtatcgaccggcgtttgtgttgatttgcaagtagacattccagcacgatcaataatttcttcagcatattTCTTCTGACTAAGACAAGGTCCATCCTTAGTATACGATACAGCAACTCCCAAGAAATAGCTTAATttacctaaatccttcatagcaaattctgcgcctaagcttttcatgagagtctgacgtaactgatcagacgaagccgtaatgataatgtcatcaacatacaagagtagataggcaatttcggacccatgttgatagataaaaagcgaatgatcagtcgtgctgtgtgtaaaaccgattgtagagacaaaatctgcaaacctttgataccaagcacgaggagcttgttttaagccgtataaagatttgcgcaataaacaaacatggtcgggaaagattttgtctctaaaaccgaaaggctgatgcatgtaaactgtttcgttgagattaccatgtaaaaatgcattcttgacgtccatttggtgaatggaccaagacttcgataaagcaatgctcagaacagttcgtatggtggctggtttgacaacaggactaaaggtttcttcacaattgattccaatctgctgagacctgccatcaccaacaagacgggctttatgcctctcaaaagagccgtcagagttagttttatgcttaaaaatccacatgcatcgtataatatcaacaccctgaggacgcggaaccaagtcccaagtcttattactaattaaagcgttaaactcatcgtccatggcggctttccaattcgggtctgataaagctaactttgggtttttgggaataggcgatggagatgtgagtgtgtttagattgaaaatgcgttttggacagacaatcccatccattgcgcgggttcgtattgtccgtgttggattgatgatggttggtgaatgatttggacggtttggtcttgtggacgggctggtcgtgtttgggtttgggcctggtgaagtggtgatgggtgatggtgggtttggtggagtgtgttgagttgataatgggctcggtaatggagtgttgtttggtggggaaatggactcggtgatgggcggggtttggatgtgtattgggatggttattggttcggattgagatgggtgagttgagtttgggttttggacaagagaaaagggaaattttgtttcgtcaaaaatgacgtgacgagagatgataaatctttttgaggctgggtcgtagcatttgtagccgcgatgattagaggggtatcctaaaaagacacaaggggtagagcgtttatgaagtttgtgaatagtggttggaggaagaagaggatagcaaagacaaccgaaaatttttaggtgagagtaagaaggagttcggttatatagaagttgagtgggtgagaaatttcgaatttgtttatttggaagaatatttaggagataagtggtcatttcgagggcgtgatgccaaaaatttaacgggagagaagcatgagtaagcaatgttcgaatcatgttatttatggtgcgtatttttctttctgctttaccattttgaggagaagtataggggcaagagaggcgaaattgtagaccatttttgtcacaaaatgtacgaaattgactgttgttatattcagttccgttgtcacattggattgttttaatgggcttttgaaattgtgtttgaatttgattttgaagtgtagagaagacggagaatacttgggatttgtttccaattggaaaagtccaaaggaaatttgtgtaatcatcaagaaacagaatatagtatttatgtccatttgtacttagcacaggcgacgtccacaaatcactatgaataatatcgaatggggaagtagtataagagacagaattggtaaatggtaacttaacttgtttaccaaagatgcaagactcacagagtttagaccctaaaacgggcttacaagaaatagaatttgatttattgagagaatgcaaaatatcgacaccggggtgtcctaatctattatgccataaatttgacgaaattgcagtaaacgaagaattagttgggggtttttggctttggctcgacagagagagtgggtagagatcccccgagctattgttcctcatgataaccttccccgtctggaaatcctttacagaaaaaccaagtgagtcaaattctacagagacgttgttatcacgagtaaaccgacgaatagatataagatttttaatgagtttgggagcatgtagaacattgttcagaagtaagggtggtaagggtggttttaagttagttttaccaataccgcgaatcgggatttcctgtccactcccaacaatgatatttttaacacaatttaaattagaataaggcgagagactacctgagttgggtgtcatgtgtgaagttgctcccgaatccatgtaccaagtatcgtcaggcggagtaagggataaagtgtgcatcgcctgattgatatcggttgcaacgtaactttggggctgctgctggctcgtctcagccatgtaggcctgctgtggccgagaaccgagtacgcctgctcctgctgtccgagtgtgttgctgctgatagccagaaccgcgccaggaggcgccttgttgctgttgaccagatgcgtgccagggggcgctttgctgctgcggccagatctgttgtgtcgggtagggacaagggggtgctgtccagcccgcaggcgcccactgtgcccattgctgttggccaggaggtgcccagaattgctgctgctggtggtatgtgcggctggtgttgcgaccgcgtcctctgccgcgctggctgcgtcctcggccctggccggcctgttcctgcgcgctagaggtgccctgctgctgctgctggccggtagcacgggctgattggctagagttgtttccgcggccttggctacgatcgtccgaggcaataaaagaggtgtttgtgtggacgaattcatccttccttgtttcaacaaggagcaaatcagatctagcatcgtagaaagatgggagaggcttcttttgacctattatggtggcgattgtttcgtagttttcattcaaacccccaagtagacgcaacaccagtcgattttcagaaacggggcaatcaacattagcaagttgatccgcaatcatcttcaattcagtgcaataagcactcatgtttgggaaatcattgagacgaatttgagaaaacctattttcaagatacatagcgcgagaacctgtgttatcttgaaatatattcgctaaacgttcccaagcctgagcagccgtcataccaggtttttggatcgtgtttagtagatccttggatattgttccaaatatccattgcttgacaagggcgtcaaggcgtttccacagaagagagtcggtctcggaagatgttgaaggtgtttcggaggcgttgggagtttttggtttgagatgttcgtaaacattgtgaatcaagcagtggttttcgagaaggtctgcccaagagagatattcctcgctacccatctctagggtgataggaattatggagcggagattgttaacagagaaagcagagtggtattgagaaacagacatggtggtgggcgtctgactttgattggaggaggagtctgaattagtaggtgggacagacattagaagtttgtgcgtgaggcagcaaggtgggaggaagagaaaaaaaattcgattgatgatcttgagaggatctttactctgataccatgatagagattaatcccatggtCATTAACACACAGAAATGGCAAACTAACAGTCTTACCTATTTGTATATTCCAAAGAGGAAAAATGAATtgattgtaataatatatagagagactATGAACAAATGAAAACAAATCATTTATTGAGAGATTGAATTAATTGTGTACTTATTTATTGTTATAGAAgaacaaagattttatattagattataatttCTAAGCACGTGCATATAGTATATTTTAACTAGATCTTCTAGCACAATATTGACCGTCGGATGCTTGttaatcacattatttttgACCTAGCTTCCTTCTTCAGAGTTACGGCTGGCTGGctgtgattaattatttttttattttttattttttattttttattttctgggGTTTGTTTTGGCGGGTGTATTGTTGATAGCCCAAAATAAGGAAGGGAAAACAGAAGGGTAGTTTAGTAATTTAACGATAGGGTTGCAGCTAGGGTTTTGAAGGCTCCGTTATAAAGTGTTTTGAAATTGGGTGTCGGTTTATTTGCTTTCGCTATTTCTCTCTCAACAGTCAGTCACTCACCTTTCATCTTCTCTCtctagtttctctctctactgttACTGCTACTatcatcaaatcaaatcttCTCTCTCCGGCTGCATTCATAGCTTCTTGTTCTTCTTGGCTTGAAATCATTACATATATTATTAGTAGAACCTTGATCGCGCCGTCCTCTGCTCAACGGATCATATCGTGTTTTGCTCTGATCTCATTCGATATCTATCACTGTTCTTCGTCTTGATCTTTCACTGTCAACATCCGCATCCGATCATGTTTCACTAGTTCGTGATCAGATCTTTAAAATAGGTAATCTAAGTGgtggatcggtgtaatcaagtGACTTAACACAAGGTATTTTGCTTTATAAATCTCTTGATCTCTATTTCGTCTGATGAAATGTTAATCGTTGAGTAGTACGTACTGATTTGATGATTTGAAAGATAAGTATGGACGGTACGGCGATGGATTGCGGAGATTTGTCAGACGGAAGCCGTGTGAAGATATGTGTGGATTGCGGTACATCCAAAACACCGCTATGGAGAGGCGGACCAGCCGGACCTAAGGTCGGTCCGATTTAGattaggatatatatataatactgaaATGTCATCATCATaactgctgctgctgctgatgTTATAATGTGTTTATTATTGCAGTCATTGTGCAATGCGTGTGGAATCAGGAgtaggaagaagagaagagcTCTTTTAGGTCTGAATAAAGGATCAGTTGGTGAGGAGAAGAAATCGAAGAAAAGCAAATATGgagaggatgatgatgatccgATGAAGAGGAGGCTGTTGGCGCTAGGTAGTGGAGTATCGTGGCAGAGATCGAGATCGACGGTGGACAAGCTGCGTCGGAAGCTGGGAGAGGTAGAGCAGGCGGCCGTACTGTTAATGGCGCTCTCCTGTGGATCTGTTTATTTTTGAGCATTTAGATAATGACTACTAGTTTTAGTTATGGACCTAATAATGGTCATCATCATCTCCCCTTCCCCTAGTTTAGTCATCAATGAATGAatgagtgatagagagagagtgagagTGAAACCCcacaaaaaaaaaggaaaaattaagaaaattgtaCTCTCATCTTCGAGTTAATTTTGTGCTCAACGGCTTCAAATTTATATTAGCATTAATAATATTCTGTTTGTTATTCTATCTTATTAAAAAGGACCAAATTGCCCTAAAATGGGATTTTTATCATATGtaaattactaaaattagttggttaataaaatattataaagttttgaaaaaataactttacataaaaaataatgaatttgaaGACATAGGTTATTAAGTTTACTACATAATTCTTTACATTATAATCAAATTCcatattgaattatttggtAATCATTTTTACAGAATTTATACAATGATATTTATTCTCTCGtatcaaaacattaaatttattcgattttaaataaattgagttTTATTGTTGGTGTGTTTTTATCTGAAATCTCTTTGGATGTCTTTGATTCTGTTGGTGGTGAAGTACTCATTCTAAAACGATTATCATTTTACTAACCCACCCTGATAGATATCTTTTTATATCTCATTAcccaattaaatttttataaaattatataagttgaaaaataaaaatataattttataaaataataaataatttaaaatttttattatagagttgaaaaaaaatgttagaataaataaaaaaaaagtaaaaaataaaggtgaaaaagatgagagagaaataaaattttgttatttaaataaaagttaaaatgatGAATTGAGGtgtaatgaaaataaatttttttttttttttgaattttaaaataaaatttaagagaggtgtgaataaaaataaaataaactatatatttaagATGATATTTGTTATAATAAGTTACGTGAAATGTCacattaattcttaataaataaattggattTGGAACATAAAAGACTTTTTTTCATGACCCAGTGCTTTCTAaacttgttttaaattaatattcgtTGCTAACCAATGCTTTCTAAActtgttttaaattgatatttgttaCTAACAAGTTATTAGTGTTTATTATGAAGGCCCTTACCCTATCTTATTATGTCCAATGAAATCAGTGTGTTTGTTTCACAATTGATATATACTTTGATATTTGGCCTTTAAaggttgttttttttatttaaatttccaTTAATGTTGCAACTTGTTGCTctgtattataattttaaaaaataaatgtttggctatctgttttataatattttttttataatttaaaaatggtcaataaaataaattaaaactttaacATACTTTTTATAGCAACAttgattttgtaatatttaaattacaaaaatgtatttgaaaatttctattatattccaattcttcaaattttagtttcattttatataataaaatattgactttcatatttgtacaaattatataaaaaaaaatatttattttatttaaataagttgagaTTGTTAGAGTATTTGgaattttttaccaaaaactcggaaacaattttttatcgaatcatttaattaaataaccagaatattaaaatatttatataaaatttaaatacaaaataatattataataattataaaaaattaaaaaataacttatttttcatttaacatgatTTAAAACCCAAATAACTACCTCACACAACCCTATCTTATGTgaaatttctctattttttatattataccaaatattttttatttttaaatattttcacttACAAAAATAAGGTAAATTTGATTTTCATGGACAAGCTCATGATATACACATCATTGTTTGGTTTGTAAGGGTGTTTAATAACAATATTGTCAAGTCAACAGTAAATATTGACTTTCTTGAAGATTCCCtaaagtaaataatttttatttaattgtttacttttaatataaaaaaaatgttagcaTTTTAAATTACCAAATGCATTACAGTAGAGTAGATTAAAAGTTCtagtttttgataaaataatttggatataataataataataaatgatctaaaatttataaattatataaataaaaacaatttaatatgtAGTTGAagaataaacaatttaataatttagtgattgaataataattaataagccATGTAATTGGAAGCACATTcattacaataattatatttaaaaaaaaaaaaaaagaatcatGTGCTCCACTAGAAACCAAAGATTTTGTCAGTAACAACAACTCATGACCCATAATTGGGTTGAGGGTAGGACCCGCACCTGAAACTCCTGACCCGTTTTTGTGCTGATTTGCTCCATCTCTCCAAAAATGAGCTAAATTGAATTGTAAAGCATTATTCTAAAGACCCAATATCAGAGGTTATTTGTAGTAATTCTTGATTTGATAACAAATAATTGGAATGAATAATGATACACTGCAattaacttttcaaaaataaataatagaatgaTATAAAGTAGCAAATATATAAAGGCAAATCCAGCCCATGCTATAATGTTTATCAGATTATTTCTCAATGGGCCTCTTTATTCACTGATAAATGGTAGAGGTGATCATTGAATTTTACCAAATAGTCTTACACACTTACCGATATATTGATAcaagattttaatattattattattatatatttaaataattgaacaaGTTCAATTTACACtcgaatatataaaattatacagATATACAAActtgatattatttttctttgttattttgtttgaatgtgTTATTATATGAGtgttttatacataattttatttaattatctattttttaaaaaatttgtttaaaatttatatagaattattaaatgtacaacatatcaaaaatttatcaaacaatatatttatactggtctgatatatgatttttaattttgattcaatataatctatttatatagtcaaatttaaaattattcaaaaacagACAAAACTCAATAGTCTATAACAACTTATTTTGGatttcattttttctaaaataaataaaagtatatgtattttttaagaTAGTATGATTATACTCTTTTAAAAATGAGATCcgatcttataaaatatatataatataatatgctCTAAGAGTTCGATTATGGattgtaaatttataatgatatttttagttataaaataatttatatttataaaaaatatatatttaaaaatcaataaattaataattaaccacTAAACTTGTTTTCCTTtctaactattatatatatataaaatgataatttgatttgtatcaattattttattatattaaatatatatataacaatttttttaaaacttaattggctatataaataaaaacaaatttatttatttgattatttgtctctcttctttctattattatttttacttctcttcatatttcttaatttaatttttaaaaattttatacgtttttctcaatataaaattttaataaataattttatattaaactttaaaaatatttacaccttactttttaattaaaatttccaaataatttattaaaaataataattttacaccttctctatatatttattatttatataatatatataattagtatattaattaaaatatactaatataatattgtacAAAGTCCAAAcccattaaaatataaactctaAAATAAGAACTGTATATGGATTATCACATTAGTGAGTAATTAAATTTACAACAAATATCAACCACTTAGAAGTTAGAACCACACCGAATCCAACACGGTGGAGTAACTAAAAAAATGGCCAATTAACATAAGTTTtctatattataaacaaaatttaagttACTGGGCCTACTGGCTGGATGATAAAGACTGGGCTTGATTAAATAGCCCAACAAATGACGAAGAACAACAAAGCCTTGAGAGTTGAGAAATTAGAAGAATAAAAAGACAACTTAAACTCCAAAATTGAgagttaattaaaattgtaaagtttaatttaaaaatattagttatatataaattaagtattttaaatattaaaatttttaaaaaacatatatatttaaatatcaaattaatttaaaattaataactagaaaatgacaatatataaaagttatatttataaaattaatcatgtcaatttatttatttgaataaataatatttttttttaatttataaatataaattagctctttttaatttaaaaacgtAAAAtcgatattatttatatttgtaaaatattattactaaatataaaatcgtaaaatttaactatttaaaagcTTACCTAAAATAATActctttaactttttataaaattgtgagATTAGAACCGGTCACAATTTCATTGATTAAGCCAATAGCtctattataattaatacttaGATTAGCATTTGTCCAATTTTTTAAGCCTCTCTTAGAATTATTGGAACTCTTAGTGGAAGTTACACAATATGCTCTCCCTCTTCTGTGCAACTAATTTAGGAATAGATTGTGAAAGAGTTAATGAGACCTAacctttttattattaactttatctTTGTAGGCTAccctaaaaaaacatttttagtaGTACTGTAACGTCTAAAATAAAAtcgacaattttttaaaaggaTTATTTTGAATTCGATAGTCGTcgttacataatttatatttcttttgaaacGATAAATCTAAATGATAGgagaaaaatatacatttaaaatttgtcgatttataatagttttatttttttagagtcattgtcacataattttactctttgaaaattatgaaagaaaaataattcgTGCGTTCGAAcgtattttttgaaattttattattggttCAACGCTATATTTTACGTGTTCGTCAAATACAGTTTCTACATTCAACTTTTAAACTTTTgaccattttataaaatattattttacacctTAGTTATTTATTTCATCACAAAACGTATATGCCAATTCAACCTTAAACATAAGTCTAGTTTTTAGTAccaatttgttaaaaaaatcaaacttttacgcaatttgattttattatttttagaatttgtataattaattaaaagcaTTTAAAatcactaaataaaaaataaatagccCTTAACTAGTTGAGGGGCCGATTTGGGCGGCAAATTTTAGTGAAAAGGGTTTGTGTGCATGATTGTAGTATGAGTCGACAGCAGTGACGGactcataaatattttttcgggggccaaatacatagtaacgtaggAGGGGGtcaaatacatagtaacgtaatattttttttgcgatcaaataaatgtattttttaattaaaattttactcggtaattacataaaaatactaacaatcATAATTACaaaacaattactaaattattcttgtcaatgagtcggtacaaaaagaagacaaaatctattcattacgttgactatatcaattcaagaaaattacctttatttgatgaactacttgactcatcatatcctcgaaaaggtaatctttgtctcaatagaaagcgtgttacatcaaacattgtcgGTAAATGGGtgcaataatttatttctatgtcacgaccatgtgtacataaaacgtttctcacgctatgtctttgatcttgaaatgatttaaattgaattctagcttcattatgacaactatttgaaatttccatatgacgattgaatctttctaatgccctttttcaatttttgtacacatctcctataaatgtatcatctacgttttctatatttaaaggtttgaaaagataacaccaaaaataaaatgatgcaTTTTTTGATATTCTATATTCTAATCATGTATATTTGAccagtaacattagactcattagtaagctcattaattgattgagaaggcTCACCCTGGTCATATAATatagaagtacaaattcgtttatagaatatctctattattttatatcctacataaaataaataactaaaaataaatatgtgtcacaatCTTAgacccctaaataaaatctaaaaaatacatttatttgttatttatttgttgaaataatttaaaattaagaaatataaaataatattttatctttatatttatataaattattattttatccttatatttatataaattgttattttaatctttattttataaataatttgtattattagttatattgaaattaataatatatatatataattaaaatataaaaataataataatatatgattttcattattttatatataaattctttatattttaacttatataaatatattaactaaaatttatgtattattataaatattgtatcttagaaaatattgttcgtataaaataaaatattaataataattactttaataaaattatatttgaaattagaatactataattatgaattaattttttttattaatttttctaaaaagaaagtgttagtttatatattagaaaatagtgttggtataaaataaaaaaaaatatatattttaactttataagtaTGAGGTTATTATAAAGGAAATGTGAGAGGCAAAGTTTGATTAACTGACCTCCATTATACATTTCAGCTTCAAAATCAGCGAGACTCTAGTAGATCCGTCACTGGTCGATCCAACCGTGTGGATAGGTCCGCAAATCTAAGGCTTTCGGTTGCGTGACCACCTTGTTAGGGTCTTCAATTAGGCATTTTGATCGTACCCTCACCGGTCATGGACCTCGGTCAATGTAGAGGCAGGTGACGTAGGTCAGGAATTTTCTGACACGACTTCgataaaaaatcaaactaaaatttgttatttttg from Impatiens glandulifera chromosome 9, dImpGla2.1, whole genome shotgun sequence includes the following:
- the LOC124915184 gene encoding GATA transcription factor 16-like; the encoded protein is MDGTAMDCGDLSDGSRVKICVDCGTSKTPLWRGGPAGPKSLCNACGIRSRKKRRALLGLNKGSVGEEKKSKKSKYGEDDDDPMKRRLLALGSGVSWQRSRSTVDKLRRKLGEVEQAAVLLMALSCGSVYF